The following coding sequences lie in one Takifugu flavidus isolate HTHZ2018 chromosome 4, ASM371156v2, whole genome shotgun sequence genomic window:
- the timm17a gene encoding mitochondrial import inner membrane translocase subunit Tim17-A: MEEYAREPCPWRIVDDCGGAFTMGAIGGGIFQAVKGFRNSPSGMSHRMRGSLTAIKTRAPQLGGSFAVWGGLFSMIDCGLVKVRGKEDPWNSITSGAMTGAVLAARNGPVAMVGSAAMGGILLALIEGAGILLTRFASSQFPTAPQYAEEPAPAGMPPPSFGDYRQYQ, encoded by the exons CCCTTGGAGAATTGTGGATGACTGTGGGGGAGCCTTTACCATGGGAGCAATTGGAGGGGGAATATTTCAAGCTGTGAAAGGCTTCAGGAATTCACCCTCG GGGATGAGCCACAGAATGAGAGGAAGCTTGACTGCCATCAAGACTAGAGCTCCACAACTGGGAG GAAGTTTTGCAGTATGGGGCGGCCTCTTTTCCATGATTGACTGCGGTTTAGTAAAAGTACGAGGGAAGGAGGATCCCTGGAACTCAATAACCAGTGGGGCCATGACAGGAGCTGTCCTCGCTGCAAGAA ACGGGCCTGTAGCCATGGTGGGCTCTGCAGCCATGGGGGGTATCCTCCTGGCCTTGATAGAGGGTGCCGGTATCCTGCTTACGAGGTTCGCTTCGTCACAGTTCCCCACCG cACCCCAGTATGCAGAGGAGCCTGCCCCCGCCGGCATGCCCCCACCTTCCTTCGGTGACTACAGACAATATCAATGA